The Oryza brachyantha chromosome 7, ObraRS2, whole genome shotgun sequence genomic interval CCCTGATGAAACCATAACATCAGCGGCATTCTTACTTATTGTGCGGCAGCAAAGCatagttacttttttttaccagTGTAACAACTAGCATTCTtcataacaaaacaaagaagTCTGAATACCAGCAATTGTAATCTTAACATAAAGGAGGCACGAGGATGGTCACAAAGAAGGCAAAGGATAAAAGTTACAAGCATCGTATGATACTATGATCACTATCTTATCTTCCACCCAACAATACAACACTCAGGATCCGCAGCATGCGGATTTCTGTGAAGTTGAGGCTTCAGCGTCGCCCTCTGGTTTGTTAATCTTGATTGTGCGATCCTGGAAGTGGAGTATATTAAACAACCTTCACAAAATACCATGTTGCTAACTTACAGGGAATAGAAAATGGAGATCGTACCTCAGGTTTGGAATCAGTTTCCGCAAGTCTTTGCTTAATGTCCCTTGCTATTGAAAAGAAAACCTGCTCGACATTCAGGTTTGTCTTTGCACTCTGTAGCCAAAgccaacaaacaaattaaacacatGTAGAATATGGGAAATCATGTTTTCCAGAACTAATTGCACATTATTAGGACAGAATCGCAAATATAAAAAGGTTAACAGCTAACCGTTTCAAAGAACTTGATGCCATATTCATCAGCAAGTGCTTGCCCCTTTGAAGTTGGTACAGCCTATGTCAAGATGGTAATAGACatattaaaaacaataaattatttgaagACTGGAATAACCCTCAAGATGACCATATTAGGTATAGTAAATTATCATATACTGCAGTTCAAGCCAAAATTAATGCACGCAATAGCATAGCATCAGAAAGATGACTTTCATACATTGGAACGGAACTACAAAATCCCAAACAATTTAGTGCTTTTAGTGTTTGCAATTTGCATTAAGTTTATTTGCGATTTAACTGCTATTCTGTATTATAGTTCTATCAAGAATGGTTACTCAATTATATCTATCAATGCATGGAATTCTTCGCTTATATGGAATAAATACTTCGCTAGTATTGTTCACTATTGCAAAGGTTAAATGAAAAGGTCATAGAGCAAAACATACCCTTTTGCTTTCATCCATGTCAGCTTTGTTGCcaaccaaaattttgtttacgTTATCGGAAGCATGTTGCTCTATGTTCCTAATCCAGTTTCTTATATCTGTCAATGAAAACACCAACATCAGAAGCGGAAGGTGAAAAAGTGCCATAACAGATGAATAGCTGAGGTTAAGGAATCAGTACTATTGAATGATGACTCATCAGTGACATCATAGACAAGCAAAATACCCATTGCTCCCCTGTAATACGCTGCATTGCAGAATGTATTCAGATGCACGgcagtatatatacatataaattgttCAAAACCAACTAACCTCAACTAAAAATGAACAACCATACCAGTAGTAATAGTTCGGAAACGTTCTTGACCAGCTGTATCCCAGATTTGCAGTTTAATCCGTTTACCATCCAGTTCAATTGTTCTTATTTTGAAATCAATCCTTTTccaagaattaaaaaaatgttttagctGCACTGTAATGGCACTGTAGCAGAATGTATATGTACAACAATGATCCAGTCAAagcttatttttaacttttatagtACTTACCCAATGGTGGTAATAAAGCTTGTTGTGAAGGAGCCATCAGAGAACCGTAAGAGGAGACAACTTTTGCCAACACCTATACaaggatattttttaaaaaaaacaatatcagAAATACACCTATATAGGCTATAGTATGTTTAGAACAAGCATGATAGTGAATCCATGAAAACAACTCAATGGAGGTAAAGTGGAATGTAAaatcaatacaaatataaagttaaGTCATAAATTCAAGAAAACTATATACCATTTCACATTTTCCACTAGAACATGCACAAACATTCAAGCTAGCCAGCTTGACTCATCTCAATACTTAAAATAAGTAATTGTCTAAATATTAACAGTGATCTAGTTTAAACAATAATATGTATAGCATATCATACCTTGTCTACATATTGTACTCAGGCTGTTACTTgggcaatgaaaaaaaacagaaatgcAAATCACAAGAAAACAGTACATTTATGGCTAGAAACATCCACAGAAGTATTGCCGACGGAAAGAGCAACACCCAAAAGATATTCAATAGAAGTTAGCGAGGACAACAGAACTAGATCAAACAAGTAGCACCTCGCTGTTGTTTCTTTACAGTGTCTTCCTAGTTCCCAGAAGGCTCAATAAAGCAACGTGCAGTGAGAAAGCAGTGTATGTATTTCCACATAATTTTAGTGATGGTATTCAGTATTCCTAACACTGACAGAGCTAGCTAAATTCTGGATCTAAAATTTCTTTAGGTAAAACTGTGAGCTTGAGCATATCATCCTCACATAAGTCTCCAAGTGTGtcatatgacaacttcaatgTTTTCATTTTCATGGATTCCATAAGTTGTGTAGACAACTAGTTAATGAAGTAAGAACACACCAGCAATGTTAGAAATTCACAATTATGAATAACTATAGTCAAACCACAATGTATAGCATGCTACTAAATATGAGATCAGCACTTTATCAGGAAAATAATTATCTGAAGTGCTTCCAAAGAAATGTACCAGGGACACATAAAGTGAAAAGTGAAACGTCAATGAAATTATgcaaggaagaaaaagtcCATTTAAATCAAGAATGGGAGAGCTTGACTAAAATCTACCATCATCTTTGTCAAACAAAGGTTTAGTTCATTCAAAAAGTGCACTGAAAATGTCAAGTATAATGGGATGCAGTGTTACTTGAAACTGCAGTACTATGAAGAGGAATGCTCATATTCAAAAATCAATAGAACTTAAGAAACCGGTAGAAAAGGTGCATCTATCTACAAATTATGTCAAAAGTTTTTCTTTAATATGTTGTACCATCTATACATAATAGTAATCCGATTactttatttaattgtttagtcacctaacaaaatttcaaaaaaaaattgctcatGAAATTTTCGTTAATCTAACACTATATACTACTATCTCTGTTGGTAGGGCATATTCTAATTTGGAAAGGTCTTCAATATTGAAATTTGACCATTCTGTGAAAGCAATTTGAAAGATGAACTTAttggtataatttttatacactAAATGTTCTTGTAGTAATGTAGTTTGACTAAATGAGTAAATGTTGGTCAAAACCTACAAAATTTGACTATCTAGAACAAAAAAGTTCCCAGTAAAAATCAATAGACATTAACTAGCTAAGTCAAGTTGGAGGATACACTACATAGTTTGAGGTCTGTATTGTGGAACTGTATTATTAGGAAAGACAGTTGAAAAATGCTTATCAGCTCACAAGACAACATACAGATGATCATAAGTTTCTTTACTACCTATTAAAACATTTAGCATTTGCTTAATCAAGGAGGAGACACCAAAGGGAGCTTGAATGTTCACAATGTTTTCACATTACGCAAAACAATAACAATTGCAAAAGgctttatttatatcaatttTGACTAGCTATTGTAAAGATAAGCGCATGTATATTGAGCATCTCATGAGCAATTGAGCATTGatgatacaaaaaaaaatcatcatgccaaccaaaaaaaaagaaagctaCAGAGTATTATGCTATCAGCATTCATCAATTGTTGGGCTTGAAGCAACTGCACCGTAGCTCCTGAATGTGACATCTGGAACTCGTGGCGCCAAGGCGCGAAAATCACTCCTCCCGTCGCTCGCATACCAAAACGGTGATCCGATTCACCGAACGGATAGCTGTTCCACGCGAACTGAGCGCAAACCACACCATGCGGGCCGATCAAACCGCCCAAGCGATCCACTCCCACGGAGATCCCCCACCCCCAATATCACGCCCCGCAAACAACTCCGCCGAATTGGAACTCGGCCCACCGATGAACCAGCAGATCTCGCGCGCGCCGATCGATCGCTCgcaagaggggagagagggagagagagagagagcgggaAAACACGCCAGGGGGCGACGTACCGCTGTCTCCGATGAGGAGGAGCTTGATGAGATAGTCGTAGTCGGCCCGagccctcgccggcggcgccgccatcgAGACCTAcaggagcggaggaggaggaggaggagaggaccCCCCTCGACGAATCGAACCGGGCCTGCGCGCGGGCGGGGCGGGAGGCGAACCGGGCCGAGCAATCTTCGCCGGAGGGCGGCGTGCGGCCgccgacgcgcggcggcgaggcgaggtggggcgcggcggcgaggcgagaggAGCGGACACGGTCACGAGatcgggggaggaggagaggacggGAGGAAGGTGGTGGAACCGGTCTACCGTGGACTTTAGGCTTCCACCGTTTCGTTTTTGCgtatataagctaaaaaaatttcaattttagggtcagtttagttttcaaaattattttttttcaaaaacttcatattgaatctttagacacctaaatgaaacattaaatatagataaaaataaactaattatgtaattaggGAGAAAATCgttagacgaatctttttaagccttaattagttcatgattaatcATAGGTGGTACGGTAACCCACATGtgttaatcatggattaattaggctcaaaagattcgtctcacgatttctagACGAGCTACAcccaaatattttcttttccccaaCTAGAATtctcaactaaacacccccatTAAAACtgattttggatttgattttataattttctttctcaTGGTTTAGGCTACAAATTTTGCTATagagtatttataaatttttacctataaattatttttcgttgatACAAGTACGGTTTCGTTTGGGGATGGATTTTACGCCCACtttatactacctctgttttatattacaagactttctagttttgtttaaattcatccatcgatgaatgtatataatttgtatatatgtatatatttattagcatttttataaatctaggcaaggctataaagtcttatattgtgaaacggttAGTATCATGCGATCCTACGATACTACTAGTcttttatttaaagttttcttatgaaaaatatgtttatgtttgtataattgtatccaaatattgttattactatatttttaatagaatggatctataaaattaaaatcaattcatatattaaattaattacacttagcatcatgttttattatctaagtTTTACTATGTACtaccattaaacatatatattgatgttggGCCATGTAAATTTACATGGTTGTTGCTATTTGGATCACCTAATCAATTTATTTCATTACACATGAACGACCTCAAAACACGATGGCACTGGTACACCCGTGAACTCATATCTCTGAGACTCTGACTAGAGAAAGTGTTCAACACGGTTTAAACCACAacaattacaaatatattcgatccaaagtgaaaagataggttTAAGAGTGACTTAGAGTGAACttactctgtttcataatgcaaagtttcataatgtaaaatgtttgacttttttacttacaatgtttgatcatttggcttattaaaaaaatttaaaaatatcttttattttatttgtgacttcctttattataaaaaaactttaaacataacttgtcattctttatatttgtactaaatttttgaataaaatgaatagtcaaacattgcaaccaaaaaagtcaaacattttacattataaaacggaggcgGTGATTAATAAACTATGGCATATGGTGCATTTActctaactttaaattaaaaaagatacaTTCATAGGattgcaatttatttttagtacctGAGGAAATATTCTAGGATAAATATTCAGTGAGCCTGGCTGTGTTTAGatagcaaaacaaaattttttgccagtcacatcgaacgtttaaccggatgtcgaaagagttgttggacacaaatgaaaaaacgaatttcacggctcatCCAGAAACAGCGAGactaatcttttgagcatataATCCgtaattagcgcatgtggattactgtagcacttatggctaatcataggctaattaggcttaaaagatttgtttcacgatttctcacgtaactgtgtaattagtttttcattttatctatgtttaatagtctatttaggtgtccaaagattcgatatgatgtttttagatgaaaatttttaggaactaaacagcacCTAAAAAGAAGCGGGCTTTACATGCACGCGGGTGAGAAACGTCTTGTACGCTAGGTATGAAAGTTTGACTCGTAGTACCCTGTGAAATCCATATGAAATTTCTAGGTATGGGTGAATATAACATGGTCCAAttgaaatttatatgaaaatactCAGATTGCCGTGATCTCATTAGTCACAATGCACAAACAACATTGACCAAGCAATATTAAACCTCCATTGATTTTTCTGGAAGGcatattttgatttaaaaaacaatcataCTTTGCAGAATGTGATCAACAATTAGTCATGTAAAACTGTGCCTACCGAATAAAGACCATATCAATATAGTCGGATTTCAATGTGCTTTCACATAATGCGTATATGTTTTACAGCTATCAcgattatattttaagagaaataaatacatgGTCAAAGCTTACTCTGAAGACCATTTTAAACTCCGAAACATCATTTTAAATTGGTATAAAGGGCTTATTTGGTTTGCTACCATGTCAAAATGTTGGTAATGCTAAATCATAGGCAAGTTTTTGGTAATGCCAATATTTTAGTAACATGTGAGTTACTGGCAAATATTGGCTACACACAAAACAATGACCAAATAACTATTCAAATTGCAAAATGCAGGCCAAATTTTGGCTTCAAACCAGACATGCCCAAAAATCAATGGATATAGTAATATACACAGGGAACAATTAAGGGTTGTTTGTCTAATGGCTGTTGAGTCCAAAGATGCAAATAGAGACAGCAGAAATACAATCTGGCATTTGCATTAGCAGATGCTTGCATTTGCCTAGAACTGGAAATCGATCAAAAGGAAGTGCTCAACTAGACATCAGGTAAATTATCCGCAAAACTGTTACATCAGTAGAATCTCACAGCTAACCAAGATAGTTATTTCAATCACAGTTCAGTAACAGCTGGCAAATCAAAAACTGCCTATGCAACTTCTTAAgactaaattttctatataatgtCAGAGATATACTTCACCATCCAAGGGTTATGAAAGAAACAACATTTCAGTCCATCAGTCATTCAGTCGTCATCTCTCTTTGGCTTACGGTACGTCTCCTCGATGTGCTTGGCCAGGAACATGTACGTGTTGAATAGCCTCTTGACATTAGGGACGTTGTAGTTCTGAGCTACGTAGACACCACATCCCATTCCAACCAACAACGTAAAGCTTGTCCTGAACAAACCCATTGTGACAAAACCTAGCAAATTGCAACAaccatatattggttactgtcaCCCACAAAACAGATTGTATAATGCAGTGAATAAGTGATTGTGAGATCACAACAAAACATTGATAAGAAATTTTACTGCCAAATTTTTCTTTCAAGCTGTATAACGTAAACAAATCTGATTAGGCATACAATTAAGTAACACTTGCTTCAGAAAGACTTAAAACAATTCGTACAAGCTATAAATTTGTTAGCATTGGCAGAAAACAATCAAGATATTTATACAATCTGTGGGAGCTAAAACAAACTCCACGATACACCCATAAAACGAAGTAGCGCTGATTTAGCTTCCCAACAAGACTTAAAACAATTCCTACAGGCGTTGCCTTCAATAAGCATGTTATGCCTGGCCGGGTAGATGTAATGGCACAATCTGTCAGGCATAACACTGAACAtgcccagaaaaaaaatatttgttctgTTTCTCCGAAATCATTCTAAATCACTAAAACCATGCACAACACAGTGTCACAGTACATGCTCCATCCTTTCGAATTTAAAGGTTGTTTAGTAAATATTAATGTTAAGGTAAAAAATTCCCTCATCATATCAgtgatcaatttttaaattttgaattggttGGATTCTCTTCCCAAGCAGAAACTGTGTATTGACTAGGCCTCAATGCTGTAATAGACTCATACATCGCCGTTCAGGATCTCACCCAGCCAAAGATATAACATTAATTTGAATGCAGTCGAAGAGAGCTAACACAACAACAATAACAACAGCAAAAAGTGATGTGCAGTGCAGATCGATAGGGATTTTGCATGGATAGAACAACAACAGATTCTTTTCCAATTATTGCCATGTCTACTGGATTTAGAAGCCCTACTGGTCTTGGACTACTGCCAAAGGAGCGAGCGCCAATGGGAAGGTTAGCAAACAACACATTTGAGATGGAAAATTTTCAGCAACTTCATACAAAATAGTTTCTGTGCACTGCAGTGATCACGAAACAGGGGGCGGATCTATCGTGGGACATGGGGGTTTAGAGTTAAACCCCCAAACTTTTTGGGGGCAAAAGAACCTGTTATTAGTCTCCCTTAAGGTTGTTATTAAGGCAAATCAAGCCAGATCCAGAAGAGAACCTAACTAGGGTTCATGACGCAGATTCATGAAGAGATGAGAAAAGAGGATATGGTGGATGGAatggatgctcaccggtgagGACGAAGAGCGACAGCGTCCCTGCTCGCGGGAgatcggcgcaggcggcgggtgaagccgggaggagaggaggaggaggaggagccggtCCTGGGCCGCCGCAAGGGAGAGCGCGGAGAagggagctcgccggccggagGCAGTACGGGAGAGAGATGacggagaaaagaaagaatgtATCgaaataataactttatttttcgattttccatgccaacgtttaaccattcgtcttatttaaaaaatttataaaaaactttaaaaaattagtcatacataaaatactatttatattttatcatctagtaagaataaaaatattaatcacaaaaaaatttcaaataagacgaatagtcaaaatattattgtatcGAAAAACTAAAAGACGGTCTTATCTCGCGACAGAGGTAGTGCTACGTAGGAAAGGATTGAGATATTAATTTCTTCGGTATGCTAATATTGTTTTAGATTTAGAtgtgaaatttacttaatatttaaataaaatggggCGACGTGAAACCGATATACCATAAAATCCATGGTCACATGCCATATATCAATTACTTGTGGTTTTATACAATTTTCATGAAATTTACTGTAAATAATATGGCTTAAGTATAGATTTTTCCAACAAGTTTCGTATATAAATGAactagtataaaaataatatatttcagTTGATACTTTATTCAATTAGTAGAAAAAGGTTCCTTGGCTGAATATGGtaagagaaaacaaataaaaggtTAGTCTCTAACCACACTTATGTTGGCAACCGGGCAGGGCCAGGTTAGGCAAGAACGCCCTTGGCCCTGACCAAATCGAAATTAGGGCGAAATCGTTCCTCGGCCCAGATGGATCCCCACACCCGGACGGGCCCCAGCGACCCCGACAGACGTTGCACACACAGAGAGAGCGAGGTACATACCGTCAgacagggagagggagagaagaccGCTGACCCGGCCATTGAGCcgacccgccgccgtgctgtccCAACCAGGCACGTGCAGCCCGATCGTCACGGAGCCCACCGCCCCGTCGTTGCGCCCAGGCGCCCGGCCGTCGCACGTTGCCGACGATGCTGCCGAGACGATGAAGCCGCCACCTATTTGGGGGACGGGGAACGGGGAGTAAGGAGGGGTCGAGAGTAGAGATGGCAAGGGGGGAATTCCCCATCGAGGTGACCACCGCGTCTCTGTCCCTATCAACCTCGATGGGGCTATATTTTAACCCATCCCCGATCATCGTGGAGAAAAATTCCTCGTGGGTTTCCCCGACCCCGTACCACGCTGGACGAGGAGTAGGCGCATGTTGCGCGACAGTGGGTCGCAGCCGCGAGCAGGGGGTTGCCGCGCCAGCGGGGCCGCATGTGCGGGCGGTGGAGGGCTGGTGTGCATCAGCATCGGTAGGCGATGGCATGCAACGGCGGGCGAAGGTGTGGCGTACCGGAGGCCTGGTCGTAGGGGTGGAGGGGCGGCATACCGACGAACAGAGGCCGAAGGAGAGGCAACGCACCAGCGGACGGAGGGGCGGAGGGGCCGTGCACCGGCGTGCGGAGGGGATGGCGGAGAGGTGGCGCACTGGCGGTCAGAtgggcggcgcgcgggaggcCGGTCGAAGGGATGGCACACCGTCAAGCAGAGCAGCTAAATGCTCTCCAGTCCTCCACGCTCACACTGGTGGATAGTTGTCTGCTAGGGTTTTTGCTTTATATACCATTTTATTGGGCTTAACTTGTTGGGCCAAAACATATACGAAGTCTATATTGGGTCCCTCTACAGCGCGGGGACGAGAAGTGGTGCACCGTCCCCGTCCCTGTCCCCGTCATCCCTAAGGGGCATGAATTCCGGACCATTTAATTCCCATGGGGTTACATATTAACCATGCCCGTCCTCTAATGGGTGAATTCACCGCGAGGAATCAATGATCGGGTCCTCGTTGCCATCTCTAATCGAGAGGAACATACTGAGtgaaagagggagagggaaagagggagagagaagctaTGGGCCTAGGGTTTTGATAGATCTCTACTGGGCTTTTGTTCATGGGACTTAATTTTGCtgtatttaaaaagtttaatagACATCCTGGGACCCAGCGGCTACAAATCCGACCCCACCCCGCCCCAACCCAAATCGGGGCCCCGGCCCTAAATCCCCGTGAGCCAAATTGCCCCCCTCCCCATAGGGGCAGGGCCTCAGTCCCACAGGGGAAATTGCCAACCCTAACCACACTCGTACGATAAATTGCTCATAACTATTATGCATTATACTCTCGTTTATTAATAAGTTACTAACATTATTGaaatctttataatttttaacacaaaTTTACTGTTTACTAccatacaaaatatttatcaccatgttttttttcttattttttcatcaattGTTATTTTTGATAACGATATTCCCCACTAATGGTTACACCTAAACACTAGCTCATGGGTTATATTCTATagtttatactccctccatatttttttacatgacgctgttgacttttaggtctacgtttgaccattcgtcttattcaaaaaatatatataattattaattattttgttataatatgattgattattatagaaactttaattatgcattataattttgcatatttggatataaattttaaataagacgaatggtcaaacgtgattctaaaagtcaacggtgtcatacataaaaatatggagggagtattatttatgatttttatccGAGTTAATGGTAACAATTGCTCATAACATCCACACTACTGGACTAGGTTTTAGaacttaagatattttttttaaaaaaaaactaatccaTAATGTTGTGATGCAaatcatcatataaaaattatatagtatttttatagataaacaGGAGAGTaacatttgttataaatctgATTATTATAGTGCATTATAGATATTTATCAAGTGATATCAAATTTCTCTAACTTGATAAATGTACAACAAAATACAACAACATTGTTAAGGAGATCTACaaaccataaatattttacaacaacTAGCAAATACATCATGagaacatattttattatggatttaatgaaactagtGATATTATAGATGTtggcatatttttaattttataatattgatGATAACAAGGtattctattattttataaatcaaCTAATTTTTTGAACTCAATTATGAAATTCATCCAATGCGTCGTAAAAAGCAGAGGATTACACATAACCAAATACATATAACTAATATCATATTGTCGataaccatttttttatctcGTAGAGATAGTGAGAAAGGAAACCAAATCAATATATTGATCAGCACGGCAAAATCTGCTCATTGATGAGTGCCAAAGTGCGAACCCTAATCTGGCATTGCAATCAGAACCTTAGGGTATGTTTAATGGTAGAGCTCAGTATTGACTCTGGTCTGATTTATGTTAGCAAACAGagcatattttatattagtacGTGCAAAAATAGGTTTAGGTATGATTTATTCATTAATACaattaaataacttttacta includes:
- the LOC102721747 gene encoding ras-related protein RABE1c-like encodes the protein MAAPPARARADYDYLIKLLLIGDSGVGKSCLLLRFSDGSFTTSFITTIGIDFKIRTIELDGKRIKLQIWDTAGQERFRTITTAYYRGAMGILLVYDVTDESSFNNIRNWIRNIEQHASDNVNKILVGNKADMDESKRAVPTSKGQALADEYGIKFFETSAKTNLNVEQVFFSIARDIKQRLAETDSKPEDRTIKINKPEGDAEASTSQKSACCGS